The following are encoded in a window of SAR202 cluster bacterium genomic DNA:
- a CDS encoding type II toxin-antitoxin system ParD family antitoxin, which translates to MNVSLTPQLEELVRRKVESGQYNSASEVVREGLRLIEERDRVLTAKLDALRSDIQVAVDQVKRGEGYRLNTDDELDAFSEQTWNEFLSQRKAQKKAS; encoded by the coding sequence ATGAATGTTTCTTTGACACCCCAGTTGGAAGAGCTTGTCAGGAGAAAGGTGGAGTCCGGGCAGTACAACTCCGCCAGCGAGGTAGTGAGGGAGGGGCTGCGGCTCATTGAGGAGCGGGACAGGGTGTTGACTGCGAAGCTCGATGCGCTGCGAAGCGACATCCAGGTGGCTGTGGACCAGGTGAAGCGTGGCGAAGGTTACCGGCTCAACACCGATGATGAACTGGACGCATTTTCCGAGCAGACGTGGAACGAATTCCTGAGCCAGCGCAAAGCGCAGAAGAAGGCGTCATAA
- a CDS encoding CoA transferase: protein MPLLSHLTVIDLTANTPGPFCSSILGDLGARVIKVEPPGGDPLRVSAPDMFAQLNRGKMSVALNLKSDAGRQRLRTLVEKADIVLEGSRPGVAKRLGADFETLSAINPGIVYCSISGFGQDGPWRDRPGHDLNYVALSGYLAVQSAIEGRPYAPAVLISDMASGLYAAVAVLAAVAGRTASGKGAYLDLSMAESALAMITPDIGGKHQEGRFQPNVTAIPTYGLFLCRDGKWISLGIVNEDHFWERFCKASGFQDLAEMASLTFHDRMMQTDRVRAMLGRAFWLKGGAEWEAILQKADVPAALVTSLNDVFSSAQFLARGVFTELAGVRYLSQPFKVNDMTPAPAAPPPAINDHEAEVFVP, encoded by the coding sequence ATGCCTCTCCTCTCGCACCTCACTGTGATCGACCTCACGGCGAACACGCCGGGACCGTTCTGTTCGTCGATTCTTGGAGACCTTGGCGCCCGAGTCATAAAGGTTGAGCCGCCCGGCGGCGACCCGCTCCGTGTGTCCGCGCCGGACATGTTCGCCCAGCTCAACCGCGGCAAGATGAGCGTGGCGCTCAACCTCAAGTCGGACGCTGGCCGGCAGCGGCTCAGGACGCTGGTAGAGAAGGCGGACATCGTGCTGGAGGGCTCGCGGCCCGGAGTCGCGAAGCGCCTGGGCGCAGACTTCGAGACACTCTCCGCGATAAATCCCGGCATTGTCTACTGTTCTATCTCAGGATTCGGCCAGGACGGGCCATGGCGCGACCGGCCAGGGCACGACCTGAACTACGTCGCGCTCAGCGGGTACCTGGCCGTCCAGTCGGCCATCGAGGGCCGTCCGTACGCCCCCGCGGTGCTGATCTCCGACATGGCCTCCGGCCTCTACGCCGCGGTGGCCGTCCTTGCGGCAGTCGCGGGCAGGACCGCCTCCGGGAAGGGCGCGTACCTGGACCTGTCCATGGCGGAGTCGGCGCTGGCGATGATCACGCCGGACATCGGCGGCAAGCATCAGGAGGGCCGTTTTCAGCCCAACGTGACCGCCATTCCCACGTACGGCCTATTCCTGTGCCGCGACGGCAAGTGGATAAGCCTGGGGATTGTAAACGAGGACCACTTCTGGGAGCGCTTCTGCAAGGCCTCCGGGTTTCAAGACCTCGCAGAAATGGCGTCTCTGACCTTCCACGACCGCATGATGCAGACAGACCGCGTGCGCGCGATGCTGGGTCGCGCCTTCTGGCTGAAGGGCGGGGCGGAATGGGAGGCGATTCTCCAGAAGGCGGATGTGCCTGCTGCCCTGGTCACCAGTCTCAATGACGTATTCTCGTCTGCGCAGTTCCTCGCCCGCGGCGTATTCACCGAGCTCGCCGGCGTGCGTTACCTCTCCCAGCCGTTCAAGGTGAACGACATGACGCCCGCGCCTGCCGCGCCACCGCCCGCGATCAA
- a CDS encoding type II toxin-antitoxin system RelE/ParE family toxin, which yields MRKLRVSPEARNDELEILEYIARDNLQAARRINNLIREKYRSLRDQPYLGRPRPDLMADARSLPAGNYAIIYTVSRDEVVILRVLDQRRDILPLFDTDL from the coding sequence ATGCGCAAGCTCCGAGTTTCACCTGAAGCCCGGAACGATGAATTGGAGATACTGGAGTATATTGCAAGGGACAACCTGCAAGCGGCTCGCAGGATAAACAACTTGATTCGCGAGAAATACAGGTCCTTGAGGGACCAGCCTTATCTCGGCCGCCCGCGACCTGACTTGATGGCAGATGCCAGGAGTCTGCCCGCTGGGAACTATGCCATCATATACACAGTCTCCCGCGACGAAGTTGTCATTCTTAGAGTTTTGGACCAGCGCCGAGACATTCTGCCCCTGTTTGATACTGACCTGTAG